A window of the Carassius carassius chromosome 36, fCarCar2.1, whole genome shotgun sequence genome harbors these coding sequences:
- the LOC132117202 gene encoding G-protein coupled receptor-associated protein LMBRD2B-like: protein MSGAALGIEIVVVFFLALFLLHRYGDFKKQQRMVLFGTLLAWYLCFLIVFILPLDVSTTIYKQCLIDHEAHAQTPSVSPVLSNQTTPNTSISPSKSNQSVCYKPWSYIPDGIMPVFWRVVYWTSQCLTWLLLPFMQSYARSGGFSITGKIKTALIENAIYYGTYLFIFGSLLIYVAVHFQWHLTWYELQTIGITAANTWGLFLLVLLLGYGLVEIPRSYWEASRQGHLLIKTYFKAAKLMTEKADSEENLEDVMEEVRKINESIKYNHPFRKNVDTILGKCPVEYQEKMGRNVDEDFDDKQNAYPTERSLSKLHKQVIYAVQRHNRTRVQWQILLEQAFHLEDVAKNETSTSRQFVHSFAPPEPVGWFRRYIYTPSVEWYWECLLKQWFYRVLSVVLALFSMAVVWSECTFFSTRPVLSLFAVFIQLAERDYNYVYIEMACFITIFFLCTCVYSTVFRIRVFNYYYLASHHQTDAYSLQFSGMLFCRLTPPLCLNFLGLIHMDSAISHQAKEQTAYTSIMGSMRVLSFIANGFYIYYPMLIVILCIATYFSLGTRCLNLLGFQQFMGDTEMTSDFIDEGRELLHRERRKRQRIEEGENRRREWRERYAQSDEIAARNRMPMSEMKETNYGETLNSNTNQQAKYTRSSSQTGRDNIELLQDAEPLDFNAEKLNDDPLQSEPGRHTGGRYLSMSSSRSRIFDDV, encoded by the exons ATGAGCGGGGCAGCGCTGGGAATAGAGATTGTGGTTGTGTTTTTCCTGGCTCTCTTCCTCCTGCATCGGTATGGCGACTTCAAGAAGCAGCAGCGTATGGTTCTCTTTGGCACACTGCTGGCTTGGTATTTATGCTTTCTCATCGTCTTCATTCTTCCCCTGGATGTCAGCACG ACGATCTACAAGCAGTGTTTAATTGATCATGAAGCACATGCCCAGACGCCCTCTGTGAGCCCCGTCCTTTCAAACCAGACCACTCCAAATACCTCCATCTCACCCAGTAAAAG CAACCAAAGTGTGTGCTATAAACCATGGAGCTACATTCCAGATGGCATCATGCCCGTGTTCTGGAGGGTTGTTTATTGGACCTCACAGTGTCTTACATG GCTCCTTCTGCCATTCATGCAGTCGTATGCCCGTTCTGGAGGATTCTCCATTACTGGAAAGATCAAGACGGCCCTCATTGAGAATGCTATCTATTATGGCACATACCTTTTCATCTTTGGCTCTCTTCTCATTTACGTGGCTGTGCATTTTCAGTGGCACCTCACCTG GTATGAGCTGCAAACCATCGGCATCACTGCGGCCAACACTTGGGGTCTGTTTCTTCTAGTGTTGCTGTTGGGCTATGGCCTGGTCGAGATTCCTCGTTCGTACTGGGAGGCCTCGCGCCAGGGACACCTCCTCATCAAGACTTACTTCAAAGCGGCCAAGCTCATGACAGAGAAGGCAGATTCAGAGGAGAACCTAGAAGATGTCATGGAG GAAGTGAGAAAAATCAATGAATCGATCAAATATAATCATCCATTTAGGAAGAATGTTGACACCATTCTTGGAAAG TGTCCAGTtgaatatcaggagaaaatgggCAGGAACGTGGATGAGGATTTTGATGATAAACAAAACGCATATCCTACTGAAAGAAGCCTTTCCAAACTACACAAGCAG GTGATTTATGCCGTGCAGCGACACAATCGCACCCGCGTTCAGTGGCAAATATTGCTGGAACAGGCTTTTCATCTCGAGGATGTTGCTAAGAACGAAACCAGCACCTCTCGGCAGTTCGTTCACAGCTTTGCACCTCCAGAACCTGTAGGCTGGTTCAGACGCTACATTTATACTCCTTCAGTAG AGTGGTACTGGGAGTGTTTGCTGAAGCAGTGGTTTTACCGTGTACTGTCTGTGGTTCTGGCACTCTTTTCGATGGCTGTGGTTTGGTCCGAGTGCACTTTCTTCAGCACTCGTCCTGTTCTGTCACTCTTTGCTGTGTTTATTCAGCTTGCTGAGAGGGATTACAACTACGTGTACATTGAG ATGGCGTGCTTCATTACCATCTTTTTCCTCTGCACCTGTGTCTACTCCACTGTGTTTCGCATTCGAGTCTTCAACTACTACTACCTGGCCTCACATCACCAAACCGACGCTTACAGCCTGCAGTTCAGCGGCAT GCTTTTTTGTCGCTTGACACCCCCGCTTTGTCTAAACTTCCTGGGACTGATTCACATGGATTCTGCCATATCCCATCAAGCAAAGGAGCAGACGGCATACACCTCT aTCATGGGTTCTATGCGCGTCCTGTCCTTCATTGCCAATGGCTTCTACATCTATTACCCAATGCTGATCGTCATTCTCTGCATTGCTACATACTTCAG TCTGGGCACACGTTGCCTGAACCTCCTGGGTTTCCAGCAGTTCATGGGAGACACCGAAATGACTTCTGACTTCATAGATGAAGGCAGAGAGCTCCTGCACAGAG AAAGAAGAAAACGCCAAAGAATAGAAGAAGGGGAGAACAGACGAAGA GAATGGAGAGAGCGTTATGCACAAAGTGATGAGATTGCTGCCAGAAACCGGATGCCCATGTCTGAGATGAAGGAAACCAACTATGGCGAAACCCtaaattcaaacacaaaccaGC AGGCCAAGTACACCCGTAGCAGCAGCCAGACAGGACGAGACAACATTGAGTTGTTGCAGGACGCAGAGCCGTTGGACTTTAATGCTGAAAAACTCAATGATGACCCTTTGCAATCTGAACCTGGCAG